From Calothrix sp. PCC 6303, a single genomic window includes:
- a CDS encoding SGNH/GDSL hydrolase family protein, with translation MWAFLSLFINGVLIVAVILLLYRQQKMAASFRDFTTPAGTNLSINSPTSQLQLGKRHQLSYQEWLNVLKKEADIIAQKRPQDLNILVGDSLSLWFPTELLPVNQTWLNQGISGESSSGLLKRLNLFDKTQPESIFVMIGINDLIRGANDGKILENYQQILRYLRKTHPNSQINIQSILPHGGEGATWEGKDKLLAIANSRIQKINQQLEAIALQEKVRYLDLYPLFATKEGNLRPDLTTDGLHLSRQGYLVWSSALQIYQEMAITEENPQDGQQKIPSNQGQ, from the coding sequence ATGTGGGCTTTTTTATCGCTATTTATCAATGGCGTACTAATAGTAGCAGTCATTTTGTTGTTGTACCGACAGCAGAAAATGGCTGCTTCTTTTCGTGACTTTACTACACCAGCAGGGACTAATTTGAGTATCAACTCCCCCACTTCGCAACTGCAATTGGGGAAACGTCACCAATTAAGTTATCAGGAATGGTTAAATGTTCTCAAAAAGGAAGCCGACATTATTGCCCAAAAGCGTCCCCAAGATTTGAACATACTTGTGGGGGATTCATTATCATTGTGGTTTCCCACTGAGTTACTACCAGTTAACCAAACTTGGCTAAATCAAGGTATTTCTGGCGAAAGTAGTAGCGGATTATTAAAACGTTTAAATTTATTTGACAAGACTCAACCAGAGTCGATTTTTGTGATGATTGGTATCAATGACTTAATTCGCGGGGCTAATGATGGGAAAATATTAGAAAATTATCAGCAAATTTTACGTTACTTACGGAAGACTCACCCCAATAGCCAAATAAACATTCAATCTATTTTGCCCCACGGAGGTGAGGGTGCAACCTGGGAGGGAAAAGATAAGTTGTTGGCAATTGCCAATAGTCGAATCCAAAAAATCAATCAGCAGCTAGAAGCGATCGCACTCCAGGAGAAAGTCAGATATCTTGATTTATATCCCCTATTTGCAACCAAAGAAGGAAATCTTCGCCCAGACCTTACCACTGACGGGTTACACTTGAGCCGTCAAGGCTATTTAGTTTGGAGTTCAGCCCTACAAATCTATCAGGAAATGGCAATCACTGAGGAGAATCCCCAAGACGGGCAGCAAAAAATACCCTCAAACCAGGGACAATAG
- a CDS encoding 4-hydroxy-3-methylbut-2-enyl diphosphate reductase — translation MDTKAFKRSLQHSDNYHRRSFGHQEEVANQLQSEYQSDLIQEIRHQNYTLKRGNVTIRLAQAFGFCWGVERAVAMAYETRKHFPTEQIWITNEIIHNPSVNQRLREMHVQFIPMVAGNKDFSVVGSGDVVILPAFGASVQEMQILNEKNCKIVDTTCPWVSKVWNTVEKHKKGAYTSIIHGKYAHEETIATSSFAGKYLIVLNMKQAEYVANYILNGGDKNEFMAKFSNSFSSGFDPDIDLERVGIANQTTMLKGETEEIGKLFERTMIKKYGPQNLNQHFQSFNTICDATQERQDAMFELVEEKADLMVVIGGFNSSNTTHLQEIAVERQLPSYHIDCVERIKSRDAIEHQQLNGELVITEKWLPDGEIIVGITSGASTPDKVVEDVINRIFALKSAVVAV, via the coding sequence ATGGATACTAAAGCATTTAAGCGATCGCTACAACACTCCGATAACTATCATCGCCGGAGTTTTGGACATCAAGAAGAGGTGGCAAACCAACTCCAATCAGAATACCAAAGCGATTTAATTCAAGAAATTCGTCATCAAAACTATACTTTAAAACGTGGCAATGTCACAATTCGCCTCGCCCAAGCTTTTGGCTTTTGCTGGGGTGTAGAACGTGCTGTAGCTATGGCTTATGAAACCCGTAAACATTTCCCTACCGAACAGATTTGGATTACCAATGAAATTATTCATAATCCATCTGTAAATCAGCGTTTGCGGGAGATGCATGTCCAATTTATTCCCATGGTTGCTGGAAATAAAGACTTTTCCGTAGTTGGTAGTGGTGATGTTGTTATTCTCCCAGCCTTTGGCGCTAGCGTCCAAGAAATGCAAATTCTGAATGAGAAAAATTGCAAAATTGTTGACACTACATGTCCCTGGGTTTCTAAAGTTTGGAATACTGTAGAAAAGCATAAAAAAGGTGCTTACACATCTATTATTCATGGTAAATATGCCCATGAAGAAACCATTGCCACCAGTTCCTTTGCTGGTAAGTATCTGATTGTCTTAAATATGAAACAAGCAGAATATGTCGCCAATTACATTTTAAATGGTGGCGATAAAAATGAATTTATGGCGAAGTTTAGTAACTCTTTTTCATCAGGATTTGATCCAGATATAGATTTAGAAAGAGTTGGAATTGCTAATCAAACAACTATGCTGAAGGGAGAAACTGAAGAAATCGGCAAGTTATTTGAGCGTACCATGATCAAAAAATATGGACCTCAAAATTTAAATCAGCATTTTCAAAGCTTTAACACCATCTGCGATGCAACTCAAGAACGCCAAGATGCGATGTTTGAATTAGTTGAAGAAAAAGCCGATTTAATGGTGGTAATTGGTGGTTTCAATTCATCAAATACAACCCATCTACAGGAAATTGCTGTAGAACGTCAACTACCTTCTTACCATATTGATTGTGTCGAAAGAATTAAATCCAGAGATGCTATTGAACATCAACAATTAAATGGAGAATTGGTAATTACAGAAAAATGGCTACCTGATGGTGAGATTATTGTTGGTATAACATCTGGAGCTTCAACACCTGATAAAGTCGTAGAAGATGTTATAAACAGAATTTTTGCACTGAAATCAGCAGTCGTTGCCGTGTAG
- the galE gene encoding UDP-glucose 4-epimerase GalE translates to MPPEMPTILVTGGAGYIGSHTVLALKRAGYQVVILDNLVYGHRDLVEKVLGVDLVVGDTNDRVLLDDLFASRNIAAVMHFSAYAYVGESVTNPAKYYRNNVIGTITLLEAMLDASIKNFVFSSTCATYGVPSIVPIPEDHPQNPINPYGATKLMVERILADFDGAYNFKSVRFRYFNAAGADPSGLLGEDHNPETHLIPLVLQTALGKRESVSIFGTDYPTDDGTCVRDYIHVNDLADAHVLGLEYLLKGGDSAIFNLGNGNGFSVREVIDTARQVTGKPIAVVECDRRAGDPPALIGSGDKARQILGWEPKYSSLKDIITHAWQWHQQRHK, encoded by the coding sequence ATGCCGCCTGAAATGCCTACGATTCTTGTAACAGGAGGGGCTGGATACATTGGTTCCCATACTGTACTTGCCCTCAAGCGGGCAGGTTATCAGGTTGTAATACTTGATAATCTTGTGTACGGGCATCGTGACTTAGTGGAGAAGGTTTTAGGGGTTGATCTGGTAGTCGGTGATACTAATGACCGTGTTCTTCTTGATGACCTATTCGCTAGCCGTAATATTGCGGCAGTAATGCATTTTTCCGCATACGCATACGTAGGTGAATCAGTAACCAATCCCGCAAAATATTACCGCAATAACGTTATCGGCACTATTACCCTTTTAGAGGCGATGTTAGATGCTTCTATTAAGAATTTTGTATTTTCATCAACTTGTGCAACATATGGAGTACCAAGCATAGTTCCTATCCCCGAAGATCATCCACAAAACCCCATCAATCCCTATGGAGCGACAAAATTGATGGTTGAGCGGATCCTGGCAGACTTTGATGGGGCATATAATTTTAAATCGGTACGTTTCCGTTACTTTAACGCGGCTGGAGCCGACCCTAGCGGCTTGTTAGGGGAAGATCATAACCCAGAAACCCATTTGATTCCTTTGGTGCTACAAACAGCCTTAGGGAAGCGGGAATCGGTATCAATTTTTGGGACTGATTATCCCACTGATGATGGTACATGTGTGCGGGATTACATTCATGTGAACGATTTGGCAGATGCTCATGTTCTTGGCTTAGAATATCTGCTCAAAGGTGGCGATAGTGCGATATTTAATTTAGGTAATGGCAATGGTTTTTCAGTCCGTGAAGTAATTGATACCGCAAGACAAGTCACGGGAAAACCTATAGCGGTGGTAGAATGCGATCGCCGTGCTGGAGATCCCCCTGCCCTGATTGGCAGCGGCGATAAAGCTAGGCAAATTTTAGGCTGGGAACCAAAATATTCATCCCTAAAAGACATCATTACCCACGCTTGGCAATGGCACCAACAAAGGCATAAGTAG
- a CDS encoding dihydrolipoyl dehydrogenase family protein, translated as MIEYDIVIIGGTAAGRYAALKASQYGAKAALVEPSTNPESICIDALIEITNSLQKLKNSNKFGIYDSHLETQNKYEHTLQWQALIQQILQIESHLGKIDAPAVLSAKGVDIIYGDGKFQAEPNLAFVVNNRQLIGRNYLLANGSIATIPEIEGLSKTGFLTLGNFWQALNVVTPPQDWVIIGGVPQSIELTQILQNFGFNVTLVVQQATIIPFIDEEIAFQLQTQLEASGIRVLTDSEVTQVRLIDGKKWLQVGDKAIETDEIVIVSGQQPNIESLNLAEVGVKWHKNRLLVNRKLQTTHHKIYACGDVIGGYALNNIANYEAQIAVNNALFFKHLQVNYESIPWGILTNPNLAQVGLTEAQAINRYDSSQILILKQYFKTLVSAQISDETTGICKLVILQDGTILGANIIGKNATELINIVTLAIHKKIKVSSLQNLAPIQPSFAEIFAIMANNWQQLRLENSPRWQEFLETLFQFRRERNW; from the coding sequence GTGATTGAATACGATATTGTAATTATTGGTGGTACTGCGGCTGGACGTTATGCTGCTTTGAAAGCAAGTCAATACGGTGCTAAAGCTGCCCTGGTTGAACCTAGTACCAATCCTGAATCTATTTGTATTGATGCTTTAATTGAAATTACTAATAGTTTGCAAAAGCTCAAAAATAGCAACAAATTTGGTATTTATGATAGTCATCTAGAGACGCAAAATAAATATGAGCATACCCTACAATGGCAGGCTTTAATCCAGCAGATTTTACAAATAGAGTCCCATTTAGGGAAAATTGACGCACCTGCTGTTTTGAGCGCCAAAGGTGTTGATATTATTTACGGTGACGGAAAGTTTCAAGCTGAACCTAACTTAGCTTTTGTAGTTAATAATCGTCAACTCATAGGACGTAACTATTTACTTGCGAATGGTTCAATCGCCACAATTCCAGAAATTGAAGGATTATCCAAAACTGGCTTTCTTACACTAGGAAATTTTTGGCAGGCTTTAAATGTTGTCACACCCCCCCAAGATTGGGTAATTATTGGAGGTGTTCCTCAAAGCATAGAATTAACACAAATTCTGCAAAATTTTGGCTTCAATGTCACTTTAGTCGTGCAACAAGCGACAATTATTCCATTTATTGACGAAGAAATTGCTTTCCAACTACAAACACAATTGGAAGCGTCAGGAATACGTGTTTTAACTGACTCTGAAGTTACTCAAGTTAGACTAATTGACGGAAAAAAATGGCTACAGGTGGGAGACAAAGCTATTGAAACTGATGAAATTGTAATTGTTAGTGGACAACAGCCAAATATTGAATCATTAAATTTAGCAGAAGTTGGAGTTAAATGGCACAAAAATCGCCTATTAGTCAACAGAAAATTACAAACTACCCATCACAAAATCTATGCCTGCGGAGACGTGATTGGCGGTTATGCCTTAAATAATATTGCTAATTACGAAGCTCAGATTGCAGTTAATAACGCCTTATTTTTTAAGCACTTGCAAGTCAATTATGAGTCTATTCCTTGGGGGATTTTAACTAATCCTAATTTAGCCCAAGTTGGCTTAACCGAAGCTCAAGCAATTAATCGATATGATTCAAGCCAAATTTTGATATTGAAGCAATATTTTAAAACTTTAGTTTCAGCCCAAATTAGTGACGAAACAACAGGAATCTGTAAGCTAGTTATATTACAAGATGGAACAATATTAGGGGCTAATATAATTGGCAAAAATGCTACGGAGTTAATTAATATTGTGACTTTAGCAATTCACAAAAAAATCAAAGTTAGTTCCTTGCAAAACTTAGCACCTATTCAACCTAGTTTTGCTGAAATTTTTGCAATAATGGCTAATAATTGGCAACAGTTGAGATTAGAAAATAGTCCGCGTTGGCAAGAGTTTTTAGAAACCCTTTTTCAGTTTCGTCGTGAGCGAAATTGGTGA
- the cobD gene encoding threonine-phosphate decarboxylase CobD, whose translation MGNQAHGGNIVWASALAGCAPSAVLDFSASISPLGPPSSVLNAICSHLHDICHYPDPNYSELRLALSRFHQVPPEWILPGNGSAELLTLAARELAELSATVLMTPAFGDYSRALAAYGSNVLSWSLVREPEVGNQESTGFEARIITDLSGILDFTKINPDSGLILNNPHNPTGFLISREAIACCLERFKLVIVDEAFMDFLPPHLEQSLMGLVEEFPNLVILRSLTKFYAIPGLRFGYAIAHPERLRRWQSWRDPWSVNTLAAVAAVAGIADTEFQLKTWQWLPDARNELFAGLSQIASFKPFPGNANYLLVKTKQSSLELQQKLLQNHQILIRDCMSFPELGNAFFRIAVRTSAENQRLLTALKHELKVSN comes from the coding sequence ATGGGGAACCAAGCACATGGAGGCAATATAGTGTGGGCATCAGCGCTAGCTGGTTGTGCTCCTAGTGCCGTTCTGGATTTCTCGGCAAGTATTAGTCCATTGGGTCCACCAAGTAGTGTTTTGAATGCTATTTGCTCCCATTTGCATGATATTTGCCATTATCCAGACCCCAACTATAGCGAACTGAGACTTGCTCTCAGTCGCTTTCATCAAGTTCCTCCAGAATGGATTCTGCCGGGAAATGGTTCGGCAGAGTTGCTGACATTAGCTGCAAGGGAATTGGCAGAACTCTCGGCAACTGTTTTGATGACTCCAGCCTTCGGTGACTATTCCCGCGCTTTAGCTGCTTATGGGAGTAATGTTTTATCTTGGTCTTTGGTTAGAGAACCAGAGGTGGGGAATCAAGAATCAACGGGTTTCGAGGCACGAATTATTACTGATTTGTCAGGGATTCTTGATTTTACGAAAATAAATCCCGATTCTGGGTTGATTTTAAATAATCCTCATAACCCGACAGGATTCTTAATATCGCGTGAAGCGATCGCATGTTGTTTAGAACGCTTTAAATTGGTAATCGTCGATGAAGCGTTTATGGATTTTCTGCCTCCACATCTAGAACAAAGCCTGATGGGTTTGGTAGAAGAATTTCCCAATTTAGTGATTTTGCGATCGCTCACCAAGTTTTATGCTATTCCTGGGCTACGGTTTGGTTATGCGATCGCTCATCCCGAAAGATTACGACGCTGGCAATCTTGGCGAGACCCCTGGTCTGTAAATACCCTCGCAGCAGTCGCTGCTGTTGCTGGAATAGCAGATACAGAATTCCAACTAAAGACCTGGCAATGGCTACCAGACGCTAGAAATGAACTTTTTGCTGGTTTATCTCAAATCGCTAGCTTCAAACCCTTCCCAGGTAACGCAAATTACTTACTAGTTAAGACAAAGCAATCTAGTTTAGAACTACAGCAAAAACTGCTTCAAAACCACCAAATTTTAATCAGGGATTGCATGAGTTTTCCAGAACTAGGTAATGCTTTCTTCCGAATTGCAGTTCGCACATCTGCCGAAAATCAGCGTTTGTTAACAGCACTCAAACATGAGTTGAAAGTCTCAAATTAA
- a CDS encoding HU family DNA-binding protein, whose product MNKGELVDAVAEKASVTKKQADAVLTAALESIIEAVSSGDKVTLVGFGSFESRERKAREGRNPKTNEKMEIPATKVPAFSAGKMFRERVAPPKA is encoded by the coding sequence ATGAATAAAGGTGAATTAGTTGATGCAGTAGCAGAAAAGGCTAGTGTGACTAAAAAACAAGCTGACGCAGTTTTAACAGCAGCTCTAGAAAGCATCATCGAAGCAGTATCTTCGGGTGATAAGGTGACATTAGTTGGTTTTGGCTCTTTTGAGTCACGGGAGCGCAAAGCCCGCGAGGGACGTAATCCAAAAACCAATGAGAAGATGGAAATTCCTGCTACTAAGGTTCCAGCTTTCTCGGCGGGTAAGATGTTTAGAGAGCGCGTAGCACCCCCAAAAGCCTAG